A stretch of the Malus domestica chromosome 08, GDT2T_hap1 genome encodes the following:
- the LOC103410922 gene encoding transcription initiation factor IIA subunit 2: MATFELYRRSTIGMCLTETLDEMVQSGTLSPDLAIQVLTQFDKSMTEALETQVKSKVTIKGHLHTYRFCDNVWTFILQDALFKNEDSQENVGRVKIVACDSKLLTQ, from the exons ATGGCGACGTTTGAGCTGTACAGGAGGTCGACAATCGGAATGTGTTTGACGGAGACTCTGGACGAGATGGTTCAGAGCGGGACTCTCAGTCCCGACCTCGCTATTCAAGTTCTCACTCAGTTCGACAAG TCGATGACTGAAGCCCTTGAAACCCAAGTGAAGAGCAAGGTCACCATCAAG GGACATTTGCACACCTATAGATTCTGCGACAACGTTTGGACCTTCATCTTACAGGATGCTTTGTTCAAGAACGAGGATAGCCAGGAAAACGTTGGCCGTGTTAAAATAGTGGCATGTGACTCAAAGCTGCTGACACAATGA
- the LOC103441733 gene encoding LOW QUALITY PROTEIN: probable protein phosphatase 2C 51 (The sequence of the model RefSeq protein was modified relative to this genomic sequence to represent the inferred CDS: inserted 2 bases in 1 codon): protein MECSGVLHLIVLGLLFAGLPTLSYGRESSSTCLTLYEHGGAPAVFESPECRQLKHSDDSQRTSLCQMAMLQGQRKYLEDRTLCALDVRILFPGRVGIMEEVRVGIAAIFDGHNGAEASDMASKLFLEYFVLHTYFLLDASLSAESSGTPTLQNWHGLLDRRQLDIARFKHSLQANFDHSFRFDILKEALLRAVHDIDAKFSKAAFMENLNSGSTATIILLLDGQILVANIGDSKAFLCSEKFQTPAEAKAAYLRLYMEERRNGVVSHRRRNKNFELAPTDELVHLSVKELTRDHHPDRDDEKRRVESAGGNVFEWAGVPRVNGQLDVTRSIGDISFKSFGVVSEPEWTDWQPLTVNDTYLXATSDEVFEKQSLQDVCDLLWEARSHHPTKLELSSVGSDSLADRIVSTAFEKGSMDNMAAVVVPLASSGFSQPEPLLRVFSFAANNSSLVRTG, encoded by the exons ATGGAGTGCTCCGGAGTCCTCCACCTAATCGTACTGGGATTACTATTCGCTGGCCTTCCGACACTCTCCTACGGAAGAGAATCGTCGTCGACATGCTTGACCCTGTACGAACATGGTGGCGCTCCGGCGGTTTTTGAATCCCCAGAATGCCGTCAATTGAAGCATTCCGACGACTCCCAACGCACGTCGCTTTGTCAAATGGCCATGCTTCAAGGTCAAAGAAAGTACTTAGAGGATCGCACTCTCTGCGCTCTCGACGTTCGCATTCTCTTTCCTG GTAGAGTAGGGATTATGGAGGAGGTTAGAGTTGGAATTGCTGCTATTTTTGATGGTCATAATGGTGCTGAAGCTAGTGATATGGCTTCCAAGCTTTTCTTGGAGTACTTCGTTTTGCATACCTACTTTCTCCTCGATGCATCGCTTTCCGCTGAGTCATCTGGAACACCAACATTGCAAAATTGGCATGGCTTACTCGATCGGCGCCAATTGGATATTGCAAG GTTTAAGCATTCGTTGCAAGCAAACTTTGACCATTCTTTTCGTTTCGACATCTTGAAAGAAGCACTGTTGAGGGCAGTTCACGATAttgatgcaaagttttctaag GCTGCATTTATGGAGAATCTAAATTCCGGTTCTACTGCCACAATTATACTACTTTTGGATGGTCAAATCTTAGTTGCCAATATTGGAGACTCAAAGGCCTTTTTGTGCTCGGAAAAATTTCAAACTCCTGCAGAGGCTAAAg CTGCATATTTAAGATTGTACATGGAGGAAAGGCGTAATGGTGTTGTCTCACATCGAAGGCGCAATAAAAACTTTGAATTAGCTCCCACGGATGAGTTGGTGCATTTATCTGTTAAGGAATTGACAAGAGATCATCATCCGGACAGAGACGATGAAAAACGTAGGGTGGAAAGTGCTGGTGGAAATGTTTTTGAATGGGCTGGTGTGCCTCGAGTAAATGGTCAGCTGGATGTTACCCGATCTATTGGCGACATCTCCTTTAAAAG TTTTGGCGTTGTATCAGAACCGGAGTGGACAGATTGGCAACCCCTGACTGTAAATGATACATATCT GGCTACATCTGACGAAGTTTTTGAGAAGCAGAGCTTGCAGGATGTTTGCGATCTTTTGTGGGAAGCACGAAGTCATCATCCTACGAAATTGGAGCTCTCTTCGGTAGGTTCAGACTCATTAGCTGACCGCATTGTAAGTACTGCATTTGAAAAGGGCAGTATGGATAATATGGCAGCTGTTGTAGTTCCATTGGCATCTTCTGGTTTTTCTCAACCGGAGCCATTGCTACGTGTTTTCTCATTTGCAGCTAACAACTCTTCTTTAGTTCGTACAGGGTAG